From one Dryobates pubescens isolate bDryPub1 chromosome 2, bDryPub1.pri, whole genome shotgun sequence genomic stretch:
- the ITPRID2 gene encoding protein ITPRID2 — MLVRNGGSFEDDLSLGAEANHLRSDTQVETCNGVVAKERRLQFHQRGRSMNSTGSGKSSATVSSVSELLELYEEDPEEVLYNLGFGRDEPDIASKIPARFFNSSSFARGIDIKVFLNAQIQRMEVENPNFALTSRFRQIEVLTTVANAFSSLYSQVSGTPLQKIGSMNSVSSSKEASSPPPLNRSNTASRLMKTLSKLNLYGTQQADGSSCSIPSPVEKGTSLAESGSEESDVKNESKLPKLSKKRDSSSFLATVKEELANSQTSAMDTHKPANFPAGTGDKQEGTVPPAEEQNSRSTSAQERPCEEFGLMDLPGLSSSSSSSNSSASTQRLPSALSGRDSCAPLANPSIMNLMVQQKDSFEMEEIQSTEGDLPHVPASHQLTVTKSRKDQLLRTASQHSDSSGFAEDSSTDCSPFNQLQVQESLQGMGSSADSCDSETTVTSHSEDQKTPLAKELPCFSKFEDEEEDDDEEDNDDDEEDVISQVERRKLGIPENRTSEDRKIIDYETEQNQGGESKSSHISEIVQGEVSAKEDDISSEQKELDLLEEGSVFEFPQYHTHHILKSMESLSGGGSSQSSVDRVHVALQRAEMRIVSTSDSRAGRTLLKSKDLLRKQRLWFAESGYPLRRSQSLPTALLNPVKVVSSVNVQLTPGKDTLCSPPSFTYQYTRLEEDEKVVSEKDKSEGEAAASQPVCKSTLFIAPSSSKKEVSQTGPNRLSEEPSPTRVQSCLLHTPAHMSQSTCSLHSLPAEWQDRPLCEHVRTLSTHSVPSVSSSSFSTSLSPFTSPFSPRYAGFPRRPHAINPPSTVEMQLRRVLHDIRNSLQNLSQNPVMRSQDLSAAMGYTTQRPSILPLYENTFQELQVVRRNLNLFRTQMMDLELTMLRQQTTVYQHMTEDERFEADQLQSLRKSVRMELQELELQLEERLLALEDQLRSLHMSSPYRPQTHVGMYGSRSADNLSCPSPLNVIEPVSELIREQSFLKSELGLGLGDIGLETLPAEGTESVFSHGNSDSSSVCSGHTGRKAELTGKSKSQSKKLYRASVALTPTPPVRACAGQPMETSEELGDSKPEVEHKLEKVPLVPSLEEIHKTVEQDELQQVIREIKESIVGEIRREIVSGLLAAVSPQSRSATAKQDTQP, encoded by the exons ATGCTGGTAAGAAATGGAGGAAGTTTTGAAGATGACTTATCCCTGGGAGCTGAAG CTAATCATCTGCGGAGTGATACCCAAGTGGAAACATG CAATGGTGTGGTGgcaaaggagaggaggctgcagttccATCAGAGGGGGCGAAGTATGAACTCTACTGGGTCTGGAAAAAGCAGTGCAACTGTTTCAAG TGTTTCTGAATTACTGGAGCTTTATGAAGAAGATCCTGAAGAAGTGCTCTATAACCTTGGGTTtggaagagatgaaccagaTATTGCTTCAAAAATTCCAGCAAGATTTTTTAATTCATCATCATTTGCTAGAGGGATAGATATCAAAGTGTTTTTGAATGCCCAAATACAGCGCATGGAAGTGGAAAATCCAAATTTTGCTTTGACAA GTCGTTTCCGTCAGATTGAAGTGCTTACTACTGTGGcaaatgctttttcttctttgtattcTCAAGTCTCTGGGACTCCTTTGCAGAAAATTGGTAGTATGAATTCAGTCTCTTCCAGCAAAGAGGCATCCAGCCCTCCTCCTTTAAATCGCAGCAATACAGCTAGTCGGCTAATGAAGACCTTGTCAAAGCTCAACTTGTACGGCACACAGCAAGCTGATGGTAGCAGCTGCTCAATTCCTTCACCTGTTGAAAAAGGGACAAGTCTAGCAGAATCAGGGAGTGAGGAAAGTGATGTTAAAAATGAATCTAAATTACCAAAACTCTCTAAAAAGAGGGactcttcctcttttttggCTACTGTAAAAGAAGAGCTAGCCAATAGTCAGACAAGTGCTATGGACACGCATAAACCTGCAAACTTTCCTGCTGGGACTGGTGATAAACAAGAGGGTACTGTGCCTCCAGCAGAAGAACAAAACAGCAGGTCCACAAGTGCCCAGGAGAGACCGTGTGAAGAATTTGGTCTTATGGACTTGCCAGGCCTCAGCAGCAGTTCCAGTTCGTCCAACAGCAGTGCCTCAACACAAAGGCTGCCCTCAGCATTGTCAGGAAGAGACTCCTGTGCTCCCCTTGCAAACCCATCCATAATGAATCTAATGGTGCAGCAGAAGGACTCCTTTGAGATGGAAGAG ATCCAGAGTACAGAGGGGGATCTACCACATGTTCCAGCTTCTCATCAGCTGACAGTGACCAAGTCAAGGAAAG ATCAGCTGTTACGGACAGCAAGTCAGCACTCTGACAGTAGTGGCTTTGCTGAAGACTCCTCCACAGATTGTTCTCCATTTAATCAGCTTCAG GTTCAGGAGTCCTTACAGGGTATGGGAAGCAGTGCTGACAGCTGTGACAGTGAGACAACCGTCACATCGCACAGTGAGGATCAGAAGACACCGTTAGCCAAGGAACTGCCCTGTTTCAGTAAGtttgaggatgaggaggaagatgatgatgaagaggataatgatgatgatgaagaggaTGTTATCTCTCAAGTAGAGAGACGAAAGTTAGGGATACCTGAGAACAGAACAAGTGAAGATAGAAAAATTATTGACTATGAAACTGAACAAAATCAAGGAGGAGAAAGCAAGTCATCTCATATATCGGAGATAGTCCAAGGAGAGGTCAGTGCTAAAGAAGATGACATTTCCAGTGAGCAAAAAGAATTGGACCTGCTGGAGGAAGGCAGTGTATTTGAGTTTCCGCAGTACCACACGCACCATATTCTCAAATCGATGGAGTCTCTGAGTGGTGGTGGCTCCTCCCAGTCTTCTGTGGACAGGGTTCACGTTGCCTTGCAAAGAGCCGAGATGAGGATTGTCAGCACTTCTGATTCCAGGGCTGGGCGCACGCTGCTTAAGTCAAAAGATCTCCTGAGGAAGCAGCGACTCTGGTTTGCTGAATCAGGCTATCCTCTAAGGCGTTCTCAGTCACTCCCAACTGCATTGCTGAATCCAGTGAAAGTGGTGTCCTCTGTGAATGTGCAGTTAACCCCAGGGAAAGATACTCTGTGCAGTCCTCCTTCTTTCACCTACCAGTACACACGTTTAGAGGAGGATGAGAAAGTGGTGTCTGAGAAAGACAAAAGTGAGGgtgaggcagctgccagccagccagtgtGCAAGTCCACATTGTTCATTGCACCTTCGTCTTCCAAAAAAGAAGTGTCCCAGACTGGGCCCAACAGGCTGTCTGAGGAGCCCAGTCCCACCAGGGTacagagctgtctgctgcacacaCCAGCACATATGTCCCAGTCAACGTGCTCCCTCCACTCCCTCCCTGCCGAGTGGCAAGACAGACCACTCTGTGAGCATGTGAGGACACTGAGCACCCACAGTGTCCCAAGCGTCTCCAGCTCTTCCTTCAGCACCTCGCTTTCCCCTTtcacctctcccttctctccacggTATGCTGGATTTCCTCGTCGGCCACATGCCATCAACCCACCCTCCACTGTGGAGATGCAGCTGCGCAGGGTCCTACATGACATTAGAAACTCTCTGCAGAACCTCTCACAG aACCCAGTGATGAGGAGCCAGGATCTTTCAGCTGCCATGGGTTACACTACTCAGAGACCATCCATACTACCTCTATATGAA aaTACTTTCCAGGAGCTACAGGTCGTAAGGCGCAATCTAAACTTATTCAGAACCCAAATGATGGATTTGGAATTGACTATGTTACGTCAACAAACAACAGTTTATCAGCACATGACAGAAGATGAAAG ATTTGAAGCTGATCAACTACAGAGCTTGAGAAAGTCTGTCCGCATGGAGCTACAGGAGTTAGAGCTGCAGTTAGAAGAACGTCTACTTGCTTTGGAAGACCAGCTGAGAAGTCTACACATGTCTTCACCTTACAGACCTCAGACACATGTA GGCATGTATGGAAGCAGAAGTGCTGATAATCTGTCATGCCCTTCTCCTCTGAATGTCATTGAACCA GTCTCTGAACTTATTCGAGAGCAGTCATTTCTGAAGTCTGAACTGGGTTTAGGACTGGGAGACATTGGACTGGAAACTCTCCCAGCAGAGGGTACAGAATCTGTATTCTCCCATGGAAACTCTGATTCCTCTTCAGTGTGCTCCGGTCACACAGGTAGAAAAGCTGAACTAACAGGGAAGTCGAAGAGTCAAAGCAAGAAGTTATACCGAGCCTCAGTTGCCTTAACACCAACTCCCCCAGTGAGAGCATGTGCTGGACAGCCGATGGAAACCTCTGAGGAGCTTGGAGACTCCAAGCCAGAGGTGGAGCACAAACTTGAAAAAGTCCCTCTTGTGCCTTCGCTTGAGGAAATCCACAAAACTGTGGAGCAGGATGAGCTGCAGCAAGTCATAcgggag